A region from the Pelobates fuscus isolate aPelFus1 chromosome 3, aPelFus1.pri, whole genome shotgun sequence genome encodes:
- the LOC134600661 gene encoding transmembrane protein 128-like: MAALLEDRELQGIRHRFHLQAEALLRETRSREPVDIYDDEKKEEKPLPRLNFHSVFWILAAASLTYYVDFVQDTLQEGCWWFYTGTFTLAASLSIALYCILYLEWHCGFSDYDTRYPALVPIAITTFIATAICYSVSLWSTWSFFTPLLLFTQFMGVVMLVSLPG; the protein is encoded by the coding sequence ATGGCGGCGCTGTTAGAAGACAGGGAGCTGCAGGGAATCAGACATCGTTTTCACCTGCAGGCGGAGGCTCTGCTCCGGGAGACAAGGAGCAGGGAGCCCGTAGATATTTATGATGATGAAAAGAAAGAGGAGAAGCCACTCCCCAGACTCAATTTTCATTCTGTGTTCTGGATATTGGCAGCTGCTTCACTCACGTACTATGTTGATTTTGTTCAAGATACTTTACAAGAAGGCTGTTGGTGGTTTTACACTGGGACTTTTACGCTAGCTGCCAGTTTATCCATTGCATTGTATTGCATCCTTTATCTGGAATGGCATTGTGGGTTCAGTGATTACGATACCAGGTATCCTGCATTAGTTCCCATCGCGATAACTACTTTTATAGCCACAGCGATCTGCTACAGTGTTTCCCTATGGTCAACCTGGTCATTTTTTACTCCGTTGTTACTTTTTACTCAATTTATGGGAGTTGTGATGCTGGTTTCTCTACCAGGTTGA